One Solanum pennellii chromosome 9, SPENNV200 DNA segment encodes these proteins:
- the LOC107031230 gene encoding heterogeneous nuclear ribonucleoprotein Q: MPRTRASVAAVKSEPEKPVETEEHVDFEGDNEEEEEIEYEEVEEEVEMEEEEEEEVEEEVEEEEEEEEEEENGSDGAGEGKGSEDVKMKVDVDAEDMEKKHAELLALPPHGSEVYIGGITHDISEADVREFCETIGEVTEVRIMKGKDSTQNKGYAFVTYRNKELATKAIKELNNTELKGKRVKCSPAQAKHKLFIGNVPRSWGEEDMRTAVTNVGPGVITIELVKDPLNSGKNRGFAFIEYYNHACAEYSRQEMSNSDFKLDDNAPTVSWADPKNAETASSQVKAVYVKNLPQHINQDKLRELFEHHGKITKVVLPPAKPGQEQSRYGFVHFADRSSAMRALKNTEKYEIDGKILECSLAKPQVDQKSSGGSSSQKGATLPTYPPRIGYGMMGAPYGALGAGFGAGFGGPGVAQSMVYGRGATPGGLAMMPMLLPDGRIGYVLQQPGVMHSPPPTSRGGRSGGSSSDGRRGDSGGRGRPRYNPY; this comes from the exons gaagaagaggaagagatTGAGTATGAAGAGGTAGAAGAAGAGGTGGAAatggaagaggaagaagaagaggaggtcGAAGAGGAggtggaagaagaagaagaggaggaggaagaggagGAAAATGGAAGTGATGGAGCTGGTGAAGGAAAGGGGTCAGAGGATGTAAAAATGAAAGTTGATGTAGATGCTGAGGATATGGAGAAAAAGCATGCTGAGCTCCTCGCCCTTCCTCCTCATGGTTCAGAAGTGTACATAGGTGGCATTACTCATGATATTTCTGAGGCAGATGTGAGGGAATTTTGTGAGACAATTGGGGAAGTTACAGAG GTAAGAATAATGAAAGGGAAGGACTCAACTCAGAACAAAGGATATGCATTTGTTACCTATAGAAACAAGGAATTGGCAACCAAGGCTATTAAAGAGCTCAACAACACTGAGCTGAAG GGAAAAAGGGTCAAATGTTCTCCAGCTCAAGCTAAACATAAGTTATTCATTGGTAATGTTCCTAGATCCTGGGGCGAGGAAGATATGAGGACGGCTGTAACAAATGTAGGGCCTGGGGTTATTACTATTGAGTTAGTGAAG GATCCTCTGAATTCCGGTAAAAATCGTGGATTCGCTTTTATAGAGTATTACAATCATGCATGTGCAGAGTATTCAAGACAAGAGATGTCAAATTCAGATTTTAAGCTTGATGATAATGCACCAACTGTTAGCTGGGCAGATCCCAAAAATGCTGAAACTGCTTCTTCACAG GTTAAGGCAGTGTATGTGAAGAACTTGCCCCAACACATTAACCAAGACAAGCTAAGAGAGTTGTTTGAACATCATGGAAAAATTACAAAAGTAGTTCTTCCTCCAGCTAAACCAGGGCAAGAACAGAGCAGATATGGCTTTGTTCACTTTGCTGATAGGTCAAGTGCTATGAGGGCCCTGAAGAACACTGAAAAATATGAGATAGATG GGAAAATTCTGGAGTGTTCACTTGCAAAGCCTCAGGTAGATCAAAAATCTTCAGGAGGATCAAGCTCACAAAAGGGAGCCACTCTTCCAACTTACCCTCCTCGTATTGGATATGGCATGATGGGAGCCCCTTATGGTGCTCTAGGTGCAGGTTTTGGTGCAGGATTTGGTGGTCCAGGTGTAGCCCAA TCAATGGTTTATGGAAGAGGAGCTACACCTGGTGGTTTGGCAATGATGCCGATGCTTTTACCTGATGGAAGGATTGGATATGTCCT GCAACAACCAGGAGTTATGCATTCTCCTCCTCCAACATCACGAGGTGGACGTAGTGGAGGCAGTTCAAGTGACGGAAGGCGGGGTGACAGTGGTGGACGAGGGCGTCCCCGTTACAACCCATACTAG